Proteins from a single region of Limisphaera ngatamarikiensis:
- a CDS encoding phospholipid carrier-dependent glycosyltransferase has protein sequence MRWTRWTGLGWAGMGLAALAGLVWGLWHGDGLVYLPAHEGRSWWVAPRSATAEMHFEGEVGRVFRAQLEWDEARLPVEVRVAVLRSGEVRVNGARVEGLRLDGRHWKRPRSADLGPYLSRGTNEITICVTNPAGPAAMWAVLRAGRERQELPLAWEFVGADGRTVPAQLAEARMESGPEGYLRPFATLPEAAPSPGWLLGLLLVVVGGCVWVGRSACKSDRLWLKPLRGPAGDVCLVAAVGVAWVLLFVHNLPQLPRVYGFDAEGHEAYIRLVQEERRLPLADEGWQMYQPPLYYLLGAVVLELAGLTVAEDLASVLLRAMNGLVGFGHACLVFWVLRELFPEVRWPGRVGFLLASALPAHLVVTQYVTNEPLAAFWVSLGLALTLRARRCGDHPGWAAAAGAALGLAMLTKFSTLPAVALVLALWWSGLGRPAKEPGAAGGGAGRWAVCLGWALAVFLVVCGWHYGRVWLHFGRPLVGNWDLPGQTWWQDPGYRVAAHYARFGEALVRPWFSGLESFWDGLYATLWGDGLASSASWLVFRPPWNESWAAVAWWLGLVWTLVILVGMVSGFGSMVRGRPGWEWFGPSLVGVYLWALLYMSARVPSYAQVKAFYALPALSGLAVVVVQGWRRLAGASGVRHGLLTGLLVTWWVVSFGSFWIPVQHPQTVLVQALWALDRGDGERALTLFQEAMVRDPVRPELRLALARAVEARPGDVALQGLYGTVLEAHGLWAEALAVRKTAVDRAPDRAEAWNNLAWTLVTVPEPALRDPAAAVRYARQACELSGWREPTCVGTLAAALAAAGEFEEATTRAEQAIALARQQGRLDLVERNERYREAYRAGRLPAFRQEFGR, from the coding sequence ATGCGGTGGACACGATGGACCGGGTTGGGCTGGGCGGGCATGGGATTGGCTGCGCTGGCCGGGTTGGTGTGGGGTTTGTGGCACGGCGACGGATTGGTCTATCTGCCCGCACATGAGGGGCGATCGTGGTGGGTGGCGCCGCGGTCGGCCACGGCTGAAATGCATTTCGAGGGAGAGGTGGGCCGAGTGTTCCGCGCGCAGCTGGAGTGGGATGAGGCCCGGCTGCCGGTGGAAGTGCGGGTGGCGGTGTTGCGATCTGGCGAGGTGCGGGTGAACGGCGCACGTGTGGAGGGTCTCCGGTTGGACGGGCGGCATTGGAAGCGGCCGCGGTCGGCCGACTTGGGGCCGTATCTGTCCCGGGGTACCAATGAAATCACGATTTGCGTGACCAATCCCGCGGGACCCGCGGCCATGTGGGCGGTCTTGCGGGCCGGTCGGGAGCGACAGGAACTGCCGCTGGCCTGGGAGTTTGTGGGTGCGGACGGGCGCACGGTCCCCGCGCAGCTGGCGGAGGCGCGTATGGAATCGGGGCCCGAAGGGTATTTGCGGCCCTTTGCCACGCTGCCGGAGGCGGCACCGTCGCCGGGCTGGTTGCTCGGTTTATTGCTGGTCGTGGTGGGAGGCTGTGTTTGGGTGGGTAGGTCTGCGTGTAAATCCGACCGCCTGTGGTTGAAACCCTTGCGAGGGCCGGCCGGGGACGTGTGCCTGGTCGCGGCGGTGGGTGTGGCCTGGGTGCTGTTGTTTGTGCATAACCTGCCGCAGCTGCCGCGGGTATACGGTTTCGATGCGGAGGGGCACGAGGCTTACATCCGCCTGGTGCAAGAGGAGCGGCGATTACCGTTGGCGGATGAAGGATGGCAGATGTACCAGCCGCCCCTGTACTACCTGCTCGGGGCGGTGGTTCTGGAGCTGGCGGGCCTGACGGTTGCGGAGGATTTGGCGTCGGTGTTGCTGCGGGCGATGAACGGGCTGGTGGGTTTTGGCCATGCCTGTCTGGTGTTTTGGGTATTGCGGGAGCTGTTTCCGGAGGTGCGGTGGCCGGGGCGGGTGGGTTTTTTGCTGGCCAGTGCGTTGCCGGCCCATTTGGTGGTGACGCAATATGTGACGAACGAACCCCTGGCGGCGTTTTGGGTGAGCCTGGGTCTGGCGCTGACCTTGCGGGCGCGTCGGTGCGGCGATCATCCGGGTTGGGCAGCGGCGGCAGGGGCAGCGCTGGGGCTGGCGATGTTGACGAAGTTTTCGACACTCCCTGCGGTGGCGCTTGTGCTGGCCCTCTGGTGGTCCGGGTTGGGTCGGCCGGCAAAAGAACCGGGTGCCGCCGGTGGTGGGGCGGGTCGGTGGGCGGTTTGTTTGGGTTGGGCCCTGGCCGTGTTTCTGGTGGTTTGTGGGTGGCACTATGGACGGGTGTGGCTGCATTTTGGCCGGCCTTTGGTGGGGAATTGGGATTTGCCCGGACAAACGTGGTGGCAGGATCCGGGGTATCGTGTGGCTGCGCATTATGCACGGTTTGGCGAGGCCCTGGTACGGCCGTGGTTCAGCGGCTTGGAGAGTTTTTGGGATGGGCTGTATGCCACTCTCTGGGGCGATGGTTTGGCGAGCAGTGCCTCCTGGCTGGTTTTCCGTCCGCCGTGGAATGAGTCATGGGCGGCGGTGGCGTGGTGGTTGGGGCTGGTTTGGACTCTTGTGATCCTGGTGGGGATGGTCTCGGGTTTTGGGTCTATGGTGAGGGGGCGCCCCGGTTGGGAATGGTTCGGCCCGAGCCTGGTGGGTGTTTATTTATGGGCGCTATTGTACATGTCGGCGCGGGTTCCTTCGTATGCCCAAGTGAAGGCGTTTTATGCGTTGCCGGCGCTGTCCGGGCTGGCGGTGGTGGTGGTTCAGGGGTGGCGGCGGTTGGCCGGCGCCTCGGGCGTGCGGCACGGGCTGTTGACCGGGCTCTTGGTAACCTGGTGGGTGGTGAGTTTTGGTTCGTTTTGGATTCCCGTGCAGCATCCCCAAACAGTCCTGGTTCAGGCCCTATGGGCGCTGGACCGTGGCGACGGGGAGCGGGCTCTGACGTTGTTTCAAGAGGCCATGGTGCGGGATCCGGTGCGACCGGAATTGAGACTGGCACTGGCTCGTGCGGTGGAGGCGCGGCCCGGCGATGTGGCATTGCAGGGGTTGTACGGGACCGTGTTGGAGGCGCACGGTTTGTGGGCGGAAGCGCTGGCGGTGCGGAAAACGGCGGTGGATCGTGCACCGGATCGGGCCGAGGCTTGGAACAATCTTGCCTGGACGTTGGTGACCGTGCCGGAGCCCGCGTTGCGGGACCCTGCCGCAGCGGTGCGATACGCGCGTCAGGCATGCGAACTGAGCGGCTGGCGCGAGCCGACCTGTGTGGGGACGCTGGCGGCGGCACTGGCAGCGGCGGGTGAGTTTGAGGAGGCGACCACCCGCGCGGAGCAGGCGATCGCGCTGGCGCGACAACAGGGGCGGTTGGACCTGGTGGAACGGAACGAACGATATCGGGAGGCGTATCGCGCGGGCCGTTTGCCCGCGTTTCGGCAGGAATTTGGGAGGTGA
- a CDS encoding hydroxypyruvate isomerase family protein translates to MSARISRRSAIKTLATTAAAVASGSVLAPSTTAQETGPVKLKGRIRHAACRWCYQDIPLEELCRAGKEMGLEGIDLVGPNEFPVLKKYGLVCSMVSNPTIDGLGGITRAWNRVEHHDKLVQAYEQRIRETAEAGFERLICFSGNRDGLDDEQGLKNCEIGLKRILPVAEKYKVTLCMELLNSKRSHRDYMCDRTAWGVELVKRLSSERFKLLYDIFHMQIMEGDICDTIRENHQYIDHYHTGGVPGRNEIDETQELYYPRIMQAIVATGFKGFVAQEFVPRRPDKLASLRQAIQICDV, encoded by the coding sequence ATGAGCGCACGCATTTCTCGTCGATCCGCCATCAAAACGCTGGCAACCACCGCTGCCGCGGTTGCTTCCGGTTCGGTCCTGGCCCCTTCCACCACCGCCCAGGAAACCGGCCCCGTCAAACTCAAGGGCCGCATCCGCCACGCAGCCTGCCGATGGTGTTACCAGGACATCCCTCTGGAAGAGCTGTGCCGGGCCGGCAAGGAAATGGGATTGGAAGGCATTGACCTCGTCGGCCCCAACGAGTTCCCTGTCCTCAAAAAGTACGGCCTGGTCTGCAGCATGGTCAGCAACCCCACCATTGACGGCCTGGGCGGTATCACCCGCGCCTGGAACCGCGTCGAGCACCACGACAAACTCGTCCAAGCCTACGAACAACGAATCCGCGAAACCGCCGAGGCCGGCTTCGAACGACTCATCTGTTTCTCCGGTAACCGCGATGGGCTCGACGACGAGCAGGGACTCAAAAACTGCGAGATTGGCCTCAAACGCATCCTCCCCGTCGCCGAAAAATACAAGGTGACGCTCTGCATGGAACTGCTCAACAGCAAGCGCAGCCACCGCGACTACATGTGCGACCGCACCGCTTGGGGGGTCGAATTGGTCAAGCGCCTCAGCTCCGAACGGTTCAAGCTCCTCTACGACATCTTCCACATGCAAATCATGGAGGGTGACATCTGCGACACCATCCGGGAAAACCATCAGTACATCGACCACTACCACACCGGCGGCGTGCCGGGGCGCAACGAAATTGACGAGACCCAGGAACTCTACTACCCGCGCATCATGCAGGCCATCGTCGCCACCGGATTCAAGGGATTCGTCGCCCAGGAATTCGTACCCAGGCGCCCCGATAAACTGGCCTCCCTTCGCCAGGCCATTCAAATCTGCGACGTCTGA
- a CDS encoding tetratricopeptide repeat protein: MSRVRPEVPSAPSPNGLSPGRLRPAGLAAAAAVLFLVTLALYAPVRSFDFINFDDPDYVTANPRVQAGLTRESLHWAFTQVHSSNWHPLTWISHMLDCQWFGLNPGAHHLINAFWHALNAALLFAWLGSLTSRPALAWIVAALWAWHPLRVESVAWVAERKDVLSLAFGLAALWAYTAAVRARSNHGGTAPAFWTRYGLAWLLLALGLMAKPMLVTLPCVMLLLDYWPLQRTPALIHPDPRIPGTRGAPESWTRLVLEKIPFFLLAAASSIITLRAQSASGATVPLEVLPLSARLARAVTSYVAYLEKTFLPVNLAPFYPYEPRSWSDPVVWQLLGVLTLITLTTLLWRRRSPWLIAGWLWFLGTLVPVIGLVQVGEQAMADRYTYLPQIGILWAGIWCIASAVARAPRLRPATALASVVLMAVSAGLTREQLLHWRDMGSLAEHTLRVNPRNHLALTQLATVRLDQGRLEEARRLCEEALALRPNFAEAHNTLGNVYLRRQDWKQARQAFERAIQCNPSYPDAWHGLAVVSSEQSQWEDAIRAARRAVELWPMHVGAWFTLARAQHQAGHWDDAVLSYRRLLELKPGLAPALQGLGAVLALRGDLEAACQAYEQALTQQTNSIEIHLRLGVLRSQLGQNTAAEQHLQQVLQSRPDDPLAHAHLGHVELSRGHAEKAVEHYRRALPRMPDDVPLLNNLAWILATHTNAALRDGALAVQLAERAAQLTSQQVPIILGTLAAAYAEVGRFSDAIATAQKAIERANELGQTHLAERNRQLLQLYEAGQPVREPAETASDQPR; this comes from the coding sequence ATGAGCCGCGTGCGTCCCGAGGTCCCGTCAGCCCCGTCCCCCAACGGCCTGAGCCCGGGTCGTCTGCGGCCCGCCGGTCTCGCGGCCGCCGCAGCCGTGCTCTTCCTCGTCACCCTGGCCCTCTACGCGCCGGTCCGGTCTTTCGATTTCATCAACTTCGACGACCCCGACTACGTCACGGCCAATCCGCGCGTCCAGGCCGGTCTGACCCGGGAGAGCCTCCACTGGGCCTTCACTCAGGTGCACTCCAGCAACTGGCATCCGCTCACCTGGATCTCGCACATGCTGGATTGCCAGTGGTTCGGGCTCAACCCGGGGGCCCATCACTTGATCAACGCCTTCTGGCATGCCCTGAACGCCGCACTTCTTTTTGCCTGGCTCGGTTCCCTGACGTCGCGCCCTGCACTGGCGTGGATCGTGGCTGCACTGTGGGCCTGGCATCCCCTCAGGGTGGAATCGGTCGCCTGGGTTGCTGAACGGAAGGACGTTCTCAGCCTGGCCTTCGGATTGGCCGCGCTCTGGGCCTACACCGCAGCAGTCCGCGCCAGGTCCAACCACGGGGGAACCGCGCCGGCTTTCTGGACCCGTTACGGGCTAGCGTGGCTCCTTTTGGCCCTGGGCCTGATGGCCAAGCCCATGTTGGTCACCCTCCCTTGCGTGATGTTGTTGCTCGATTACTGGCCGCTGCAACGCACGCCCGCGCTGATCCACCCCGACCCGCGCATCCCGGGCACCCGCGGCGCACCGGAGTCATGGACCCGCTTGGTGCTCGAAAAAATCCCCTTCTTCCTGCTGGCCGCCGCCAGTTCCATCATCACCCTGCGCGCACAATCGGCCTCCGGCGCCACCGTGCCCCTCGAGGTCCTACCCCTCTCAGCGCGACTCGCCCGGGCCGTGACCTCCTACGTCGCTTACCTGGAAAAGACGTTCCTGCCCGTCAACCTCGCCCCGTTCTATCCCTACGAGCCGCGCTCGTGGTCGGATCCCGTCGTCTGGCAGTTACTGGGGGTTCTCACCCTGATCACCCTGACCACACTCCTGTGGCGCAGGCGCAGTCCCTGGTTGATCGCCGGATGGCTCTGGTTCCTCGGCACCCTCGTCCCGGTGATCGGCCTGGTTCAGGTGGGCGAACAAGCCATGGCCGATCGCTACACCTACCTGCCACAAATCGGCATTCTCTGGGCGGGCATCTGGTGCATCGCGTCGGCCGTCGCCAGGGCCCCCCGACTCCGCCCCGCCACCGCCCTGGCTTCCGTCGTGCTCATGGCGGTCAGTGCCGGGCTCACCCGCGAACAGCTTCTCCACTGGCGCGACATGGGCTCCCTGGCCGAGCATACCCTGCGCGTCAACCCGCGAAACCATCTGGCCCTTACGCAGCTGGCCACTGTACGTCTGGACCAGGGCCGACTCGAAGAGGCCCGCCGGCTGTGCGAGGAAGCCCTGGCACTCCGACCCAACTTCGCCGAAGCCCATAACACCCTGGGTAACGTGTACCTACGCCGTCAGGACTGGAAACAGGCACGCCAGGCATTTGAACGGGCCATTCAATGCAACCCGTCCTACCCCGACGCCTGGCACGGCCTCGCAGTCGTCTCCAGCGAACAGAGTCAGTGGGAAGACGCCATTCGCGCCGCCCGCCGTGCGGTCGAACTCTGGCCCATGCACGTGGGCGCATGGTTCACCCTGGCCCGTGCCCAGCACCAGGCGGGTCATTGGGACGACGCCGTGCTCTCTTACCGACGACTGCTCGAGCTCAAACCCGGGCTCGCCCCGGCCCTCCAGGGCTTGGGCGCCGTGCTCGCGCTCCGGGGAGACCTTGAAGCCGCCTGCCAGGCTTACGAACAGGCCCTGACCCAACAAACCAACTCGATTGAAATCCACCTGCGGCTTGGCGTGCTCCGATCCCAACTCGGCCAGAACACCGCCGCCGAACAGCACCTGCAACAAGTCCTCCAATCCCGCCCCGATGACCCTCTGGCCCACGCCCACCTGGGGCATGTGGAACTCAGTCGGGGACATGCCGAAAAGGCCGTGGAACATTACCGACGGGCGCTCCCCCGAATGCCCGACGACGTACCATTGCTGAACAACCTCGCCTGGATCCTCGCCACCCACACCAACGCCGCCCTCCGCGACGGCGCCCTGGCCGTCCAACTGGCCGAGCGGGCCGCACAATTAACCAGCCAACAAGTACCCATCATCCTGGGCACCCTGGCCGCCGCCTACGCCGAAGTCGGCCGGTTCAGCGACGCCATCGCCACGGCTCAAAAAGCCATCGAACGCGCCAACGAACTCGGCCAAACCCATCTCGCCGAACGCAACCGGCAATTGCTCCAACTTTACGAGGCCGGCCAGCCGGTGCGCGAACCGGCCGAAACGGCATCGGATCAGCCGCGATAA
- a CDS encoding MBL fold metallo-hydrolase, with product MKSSRRKFLLWTLGTAVATAGGAAWLWGSQTRTARWTRRLLFGSRHPINPAPHRPQPDHWSNDRVTLALIGHATLLLNFYGVRILTDPVLLSRIGPDLRLGTVGPKRLIAPALTIPELPPLDLILLSHAHMDHLDMRTLRRLLRQDLPVVTAKDTSDLIHDAGGRKITELGWGESVTLQTTAGEIHIEAFEVRHWGQRWPDGKPRGYNAYILRREGTALIFGGDTAMTESFARLRPAGPYALAIMPIAAYQPWIWNHCTPEQAVRMADAAGARYFVPMHHEVFILSEEPIHEPIQRLEAALQQEPDRLALRQVGETFTLPQPG from the coding sequence GTGAAATCGAGTCGGCGCAAGTTCCTGTTGTGGACACTCGGCACCGCCGTCGCCACCGCCGGCGGGGCGGCCTGGCTCTGGGGGTCTCAAACCCGCACCGCCCGCTGGACTCGACGCCTCCTCTTTGGCAGTCGTCACCCAATCAATCCCGCACCGCACCGCCCTCAACCCGACCACTGGTCCAACGACCGCGTCACCCTCGCCTTGATCGGCCACGCCACCCTCCTGCTCAACTTCTACGGTGTTCGTATTCTCACCGACCCGGTCCTTTTGTCTCGCATCGGTCCCGACCTGCGGCTGGGCACTGTCGGCCCCAAACGACTCATCGCCCCGGCGCTGACAATTCCGGAACTACCGCCCTTGGACCTCATCCTCCTGTCCCATGCGCACATGGACCACCTCGACATGCGCACCTTGCGACGACTCCTTCGTCAAGACCTGCCCGTCGTTACCGCCAAAGACACCTCCGACCTCATCCACGACGCCGGCGGCCGCAAAATCACCGAGCTCGGCTGGGGCGAATCGGTCACCCTCCAGACCACGGCCGGCGAAATCCACATCGAAGCCTTCGAGGTCAGACATTGGGGCCAACGATGGCCCGACGGCAAACCGCGCGGCTATAACGCTTACATCCTCCGCCGTGAAGGAACCGCCCTCATCTTCGGCGGTGACACCGCCATGACCGAGTCCTTCGCCCGGCTTCGACCCGCCGGCCCCTACGCCCTCGCCATCATGCCCATCGCAGCCTACCAGCCGTGGATCTGGAACCATTGCACTCCCGAACAGGCCGTCCGAATGGCCGACGCCGCAGGCGCCCGCTACTTCGTGCCCATGCACCACGAGGTCTTCATCCTCAGCGAAGAACCCATCCACGAACCCATCCAACGCCTCGAAGCC
- the serA gene encoding phosphoglycerate dehydrogenase produces the protein MKILVCDPIAPKGIELLKARPEFQVEVLSRRHSEEELLPLVSDAVALVVRSETRVTRRVIEAARSLRVVGRAGVGVDNVDVEAATQHGVVVMNTPGGNTISTAELTMAMLLALARKLPQAHASMVAGQWDRKQFSGIELAGKKLGILGLGRIGSEVAKRALAFGMEVFGYDPFLADARVKSLGVRLVNEVDELYRVADFITVHMPVTELTRGMLNASAFARMKPGVRLINCARGEIIVEEDLLAALERGQVAGAALDVYATEPLPADHPFRKHPALILTPHLGASTKEAQEKCGVEVAEVITSYLLTGEVRNAVNLPYLDAKTYEQVKPYLVLGEKLGRLLGQLAPEQVDRLYITYGGRARELPNVDPVSRAVLMGFLSRTGMGTINTVNVRSIAATLGITVEEKRSNEPVTYNEWLHVQVFQGDQKVISAGGTFFGSPQNPRIVRLYSMPVEIPISGHILLLTNRDRPGMVGHIGTLLGRHGINIASMNLHRDEAGGRALTVLHLDNAPDRSVLEELERDPDIDNVRLVYL, from the coding sequence ATGAAGATCCTGGTGTGCGACCCGATTGCTCCCAAGGGCATCGAACTGTTGAAGGCGCGGCCTGAATTTCAGGTGGAGGTGCTGTCCCGGCGGCACTCGGAGGAGGAACTGTTGCCGTTGGTCTCCGATGCGGTGGCTCTGGTGGTGCGTTCAGAGACCAGGGTGACCCGGCGGGTGATTGAGGCGGCCAGGTCGTTGCGCGTGGTGGGGCGCGCCGGGGTGGGGGTGGATAATGTGGATGTGGAGGCGGCCACCCAGCACGGCGTGGTGGTGATGAACACACCGGGGGGCAACACCATTTCCACCGCGGAGCTGACCATGGCCATGCTGCTGGCGCTGGCCCGAAAACTCCCGCAAGCCCATGCCAGCATGGTGGCGGGGCAGTGGGATCGAAAGCAGTTTTCCGGCATTGAGTTGGCGGGGAAAAAGCTGGGGATCCTGGGTCTGGGTCGGATCGGCAGCGAGGTGGCCAAACGTGCCCTGGCGTTTGGGATGGAGGTGTTCGGGTACGATCCGTTTCTGGCGGATGCGCGGGTGAAGTCCCTCGGGGTGAGACTGGTCAACGAGGTGGATGAGCTGTATCGGGTGGCCGACTTCATCACGGTACACATGCCGGTGACGGAGCTGACGCGCGGGATGTTGAACGCGTCGGCGTTTGCCCGCATGAAGCCCGGCGTGCGCCTGATCAATTGTGCGCGGGGGGAGATCATCGTGGAGGAGGACCTGCTGGCTGCGCTGGAGCGCGGGCAGGTGGCGGGGGCGGCCCTGGACGTGTACGCCACCGAACCGTTGCCGGCGGATCATCCGTTCCGGAAACATCCGGCCCTGATCCTGACGCCGCACCTGGGTGCGAGCACGAAGGAGGCCCAGGAGAAGTGCGGTGTGGAAGTGGCCGAGGTGATCACCTCGTACCTGTTGACGGGCGAGGTGCGGAACGCGGTGAACCTGCCGTACCTGGACGCGAAGACTTACGAGCAGGTCAAGCCCTATCTGGTTTTGGGGGAGAAACTGGGCCGGTTGCTGGGGCAGTTGGCGCCGGAACAGGTGGACCGGTTGTACATCACCTATGGGGGGCGGGCGCGCGAGTTGCCGAACGTGGATCCGGTGTCCCGGGCGGTTCTGATGGGGTTCCTTTCCCGAACCGGAATGGGGACGATCAACACGGTGAACGTGCGCAGCATTGCGGCCACGCTGGGGATCACGGTGGAAGAAAAGCGGTCGAACGAGCCGGTCACTTACAACGAGTGGTTGCATGTTCAGGTATTCCAGGGCGATCAAAAGGTGATCTCGGCCGGGGGCACGTTTTTCGGGTCGCCGCAAAATCCGCGCATTGTACGGCTGTACAGCATGCCGGTGGAGATTCCCATTTCCGGTCACATTCTCCTGTTGACCAACCGGGATCGACCGGGCATGGTCGGGCACATCGGTACCCTGCTGGGCCGGCACGGGATCAACATTGCCAGCATGAACCTGCACCGGGACGAGGCCGGGGGACGAGCTCTGACCGTCCTTCATTTGGACAATGCACCGGACCGGTCGGTTTTGGAGGAGCTGGAGCGGGATCCCGACATTGACAACGTACGGCTGGTTTACCTGTGA
- a CDS encoding D-hexose-6-phosphate mutarotase, which translates to MNGTTPSLANHVAFLNGRGELPMLEILTRWSRAELYLHGGQVTHFQKEGEPPILFTSQCSRFEPGVPIRGGIPVIFPWFGQPEGRPHRHGIARLRDWALSELATGLDGSLRLCLRMPEVEGGPDCPACAVESELVIRDTLTVEVRVTNQSERPFTFELCLQTYLTVGDVRQIWITGLQDTEYLDATTGGRRARDTAPRVTIQDEVDRIYLNTARPVEVHDPVLQRTVRVEKNGSASTIIWNPGPDRARSLPDLGDDEYLHMVCVECGNVADNALTLPPGGSTALQIILSSRPGP; encoded by the coding sequence ATGAACGGCACCACACCATCCCTGGCCAATCATGTGGCCTTCCTGAACGGACGCGGGGAACTGCCCATGCTGGAAATCCTCACCCGCTGGAGCCGGGCCGAGCTCTACCTGCACGGCGGTCAGGTCACCCACTTCCAAAAGGAGGGTGAACCGCCCATCCTTTTCACCAGCCAGTGCAGCCGGTTTGAACCAGGGGTGCCCATCCGCGGGGGCATCCCTGTCATCTTTCCCTGGTTCGGCCAGCCCGAAGGTCGCCCGCACCGGCACGGCATCGCACGCCTCCGGGACTGGGCCCTGAGCGAGCTGGCCACGGGATTGGACGGTTCCCTCCGACTCTGCCTGCGCATGCCCGAAGTGGAGGGTGGTCCCGATTGCCCCGCCTGCGCCGTGGAAAGCGAGCTGGTCATCCGGGACACCCTGACGGTGGAGGTCCGGGTCACCAACCAATCCGAACGGCCCTTCACCTTCGAACTCTGCCTCCAGACCTACCTGACCGTGGGCGATGTGCGTCAGATCTGGATCACCGGCCTCCAGGACACCGAATACCTCGACGCCACCACGGGTGGGCGACGCGCCCGCGACACCGCACCCCGAGTCACCATCCAGGACGAAGTGGACCGCATCTACCTCAACACCGCTCGGCCCGTCGAAGTCCACGACCCCGTCCTCCAACGTACCGTCCGGGTCGAAAAGAACGGCTCGGCCAGCACGATCATCTGGAATCCCGGGCCCGACCGTGCCCGATCCTTGCCCGACCTCGGCGACGACGAGTACCTCCACATGGTCTGCGTCGAATGCGGCAACGTGGCCGACAATGCCCTCACCCTGCCGCCCGGCGGCTCCACCGCCCTCCAAATCATCCTCAGCAGCAGGCCCGGTCCATGA